One Candidatus Nitrotoga arctica genomic window, GTGTTCTGCACTATAACTACGATGCGTCAGAGCACGCTGTAATAATTGCGATTGCGTGAAAACATGGCCAATCTGATTGCACAGCACATCACGATTCATCGGCTATTTTTTAAAACTACTTGGATTGAATTCAAGTAACAAGCTAGCATTGCCGACCAAGGGTATTTTAACTTGATAGTTAATGCTCAGCGATAGGCCGCGTGCATCCTTGACTATCTCAATGTCATTTGCCGTGACGACATTGATGTTATTCATCATGGCGCGCTTACTGAATGACTCACGAATATCCTTGGATTGAGCACCTTGCATTTCAGAATCATTCACGATGGTAGAGAGAATGCTTTTAATTTCGGCATCCTGAACATACGTCGGAATAACCTTCATGCCGCCAATTGCCACTATTATTAATATTACTGACCATACCAGAAGACCAGACAAACTCACGCCACGCTGCCTGTTTGCTATTGTTTTTATCATGCTCCTCCTTTGTTTATAACTTCAATCAATGGATAAGCCTATACGTTTCAAATCGTTAAAATTCATCCAGATCATGAATGCTTTGCCAACTATCATGTTATCCGGCACGAAACCCCAATAACGACTATCTCGGCTGTTATCGCGATTATCACCAAGCATAAAATAATGCCCAGCTGGAACTATACAGCGCACCTCCTTTTCGCTGTATGCACAATTCTCCCGATGAGGAAATTCCGCCACCGCACCGAGATGAATGCTGGGCACTTCTGGATTTACTAGCATTGAATGAACATGCCCAGTCAAATTTTCTCTATAACGTTCGGTATGCACAAAGTTCAGTGCAGTCTCTACATAATTATAGTCACCGTCCGGCTGCTGCTCTTGCAGCACATCGTTCACAAACACTTTCTTATTCCGATATGCAATTTGGTCGCCGGGCAATCCAACTACCCGCTTAATATAATCTAGCGATGGATTTTCCGGGTAGTGGAATACCATCACATCGCCTCGGCTGGGGGAATTAATTTCTACCAGCTTCTTACTGATGATGGGCAAACGAATACCATAAGTAAACTTATTAACCAAGATGAAATCGCCTACCTGTAAGGTAGGAATCATCGAGCCAGACGGTATTTTGAACGGCTCAACCAGAAATGAGCGCAGCATGAATACCGCCAGAATAACAGGGAAAAAACTCTTGGAATATTCCACCCACCAAGGTTCCTTTGCGGAGTCTATGCGTTTCGATTGCAATATAAAGCGATCCAGCAACCACACGCTACCGGTGATCAGTAGCAATACAAACATAATTAAAGCAAAGTCCATCTCAATTCCCGTCTTTATACGTTATTTTTCGCCTACCTGCAGAATGGCCAAGAAAGCCTCCTGCGGAATTTCCACATTACCTACTTGCTTCATACGTTTCTTGCCAGCCTTCTGTTTTTCCAGCAATTTACGCTTACGTGAGATGTCGCCACCATAGCATTTGGCTAATACATTTTTTCGTAGAGCTTTGACATTTTCGCGCGAGATTATGTTTGAACCGACAGCAGCTTGGATCGCCACATCGAACATCTGACGCGGAATCAACTCACGCATCTTGGCGGCAACTTCACGACCGCGGTACTGGCTGTTGCTGCGGTGCAGGATAATCGCCAATGCATCCACCTTTTCACCGTT contains:
- a CDS encoding DUF4845 domain-containing protein gives rise to the protein MIKTIANRQRGVSLSGLLVWSVILIIVAIGGMKVIPTYVQDAEIKSILSTIVNDSEMQGAQSKDIRESFSKRAMMNNINVVTANDIEIVKDARGLSLSINYQVKIPLVGNASLLLEFNPSSFKK
- the lepB gene encoding signal peptidase I, producing MDFALIMFVLLLITGSVWLLDRFILQSKRIDSAKEPWWVEYSKSFFPVILAVFMLRSFLVEPFKIPSGSMIPTLQVGDFILVNKFTYGIRLPIISKKLVEINSPSRGDVMVFHYPENPSLDYIKRVVGLPGDQIAYRNKKVFVNDVLQEQQPDGDYNYVETALNFVHTERYRENLTGHVHSMLVNPEVPSIHLGAVAEFPHRENCAYSEKEVRCIVPAGHYFMLGDNRDNSRDSRYWGFVPDNMIVGKAFMIWMNFNDLKRIGLSID